A region of Ictidomys tridecemlineatus isolate mIctTri1 chromosome 4, mIctTri1.hap1, whole genome shotgun sequence DNA encodes the following proteins:
- the LOC144376657 gene encoding olfactory receptor 10T2-like: MGNHSAVNTFLLWGFSSFPNLQNLLFVVIFSSHVTILLANASIMVAIKLSHNLHTPMYFFLFGLSFSETCTTMVIIPRMLVDLLSESKTISLPECATQMFFFFGLAANNCFIMAAMSYDRYTAIHNPLHYPVLMTIKICFQLMMASWVVGFLISLCITIIIFNLSFCDSNNIQHFFCDISPVVHLACDYTSHEAMAIFVLSAFVLVGSFILIMISYVFIVSLVVKMPSAKGRYKAFSTCSSHLTVVSIHYGFACFVYLRPKNSDSFHEDMLMAVTYTVLTPLLNPIVYSLRNKEMQIALRKVVGSVIKFFSYLTNKKKLNDF, from the coding sequence ATGGGAAATCACTCAGCAGTAAACACGTTCCTTCTGTGGGGATTTTCCAGTTTCCCAAACCTGCAGAATCTCCTCTTTGTAGTGATTTTCTCCTCCCATGTGACCATCCTACTTGCAAATGCGTCCATAATGGTGGCCATCAAGCTCAGTCAcaacctccacacccccatgtactttttcctctttGGCCTGTCCTTTTCAGAAACCTGTACCACGATGGTAATCATCCCCCGCATGCTAGTGGACTTGCTCTCAGAGAGCAAGACGATTTCTCTTCCTGAGTGTGCCACAcagatgtttttcttctttggtctGGCAGCCAACAACTgtttcatcatggctgccatgtCCTACGACCGTTACACTGCCATCCACAACCCACTTCATTATCCCGTCCTGATGACGATAAAGATCTGCTTTCAGCTCATGATGGCCTCCTGGGTGGTTGGGTTCCTGATTTCTCTCTGCATCACCATCATTATATTCAACTTATCTTTTTGCGACTCCAACAATATCCAGCACTTCTTCTGTGACATTTCACCTGTGGTTCACCTTGCTTGTGATTACACTTCCCATGAAGCAATGGCTATTTTTGTGCTCTCTGCCTTTGTGTTGGTGGgaagctttattttaattatgatttcCTATGTCTTCATTGTGTCCTTAGTTGTGAAGATGCCCTCTGCAAAGGGGAGGTATAAAGCCTTCTCGACTTGTTCCTCCCACCTCACGGTCGTGTCTATACACTATGGATTTGCTTGCTTTGTCTACCTGAGGCCCAAGAACAGCGATTCCTTCCATGAAGACATGCTGATGGCTGTCACATATACAGTGCTGACACCTCTGCTGAACCCCATAGTTTACAGTCTAAGGAACAAAGAAATGCAGATAGCCCTAAGGAAAGTAGTAGGCagtgtaattaaatttttttcttatttgacaaataaaaaaaaacttaatgatttttaa